In Notamacropus eugenii isolate mMacEug1 chromosome 1, mMacEug1.pri_v2, whole genome shotgun sequence, one genomic interval encodes:
- the IFT52 gene encoding intraflagellar transport protein 52 homolog isoform X5 has protein sequence MFSDQYLDKEENSKIMDVVFQWLTTTDIHLNQIDAEDPEISDYTMLPDTAMLSERLRVCLQEGDENPRDFTTLFDLSIYQLDTTSLSKVIKAYEQLNVKHEPLQLIQPQFETPLPALQPAVFPPSFRELPPPPLELFDLDETFSSEKARLAQITNKCTEEDLEFYVRKCGDILGVTSKLQKEQQDAKHVLEHIFFQVVEFKKLNQEHDVDTSEATFHSNY, from the exons ATGTTTAGTGACCAGTATTTGGataaagaagaaaacagcaaaatcATG GATGTAGTTTTCCAGTGGCTCACCACAACAGACATCCATTTAAACCAGATTGATGCAGAAGACCCAGAG ATTTCTGATTATACCATGTTGCCAGACACCGCTATGTTGTCAGAGCGACTTCGAGTTTGTCTTCAGGAGGGTGATGAGAACCCACGTGACTTTACAACTCTCTTTGACTTATCCATTTACCAACTGGATACCACTTCCTTATCTAAAGTTATCAA aGCTTATGAACAACTAAATGTGAAGCATGAACCTCTCCAGCTTATCCAGCCGCAATTTGAGACTCCACTACCTGCCCTTCAGCCAGCG GTTTTTCCTCCCAGTTTCAGAGAATTACCACCACCTCCTCTGGAACTGTTTGACTTGGATGAAACTTTCTCTTCAGAGAAAGCACGGCTTGCTCAAATTACCAATAAAT GTACTGAAGAGGACCTGGAGTTCTATGTCAGGAAGTGTGGTGACATTCTGGGAGTGACTAGTAAACTTCAAAAGGAGCAACAAGATGCCAAACATGTTCTGGAGCACATATTCTTCCAAGTTGTGGAGTTTAAGAAACTGAATCAG gagCATGATGTTGATACAAGTGAAGCTACATTTCATAGCAATTACTGA